The Methylomonas koyamae genome has a segment encoding these proteins:
- a CDS encoding ANTAR domain-containing response regulator yields MAGLNVLVVDEFDSERLLEAALRQHGCEVVTLRLKELNMLQIVQTLHPDVVVLNLYTPTDAVLQTIVEINQSFSLPVVMFAEDQQTDTINKVIKAGVSAYIVDGLEPKRIKAIVDIAIARFKEQHALKEELKKTKIQLEDRKLLDRAKAILIKSQGYTEDQAYHALRKLAMDRNMPIGEMAKNVISMAELFSK; encoded by the coding sequence ATGGCCGGATTGAACGTTTTGGTAGTCGATGAATTCGATAGCGAGCGCCTGCTCGAAGCAGCCTTACGCCAACATGGCTGCGAAGTGGTCACGCTCAGGCTGAAAGAGCTGAACATGCTGCAAATCGTGCAAACGTTGCATCCCGATGTGGTCGTATTGAACCTGTACACGCCGACCGATGCGGTGTTGCAAACCATCGTCGAAATCAACCAAAGTTTTTCGCTGCCGGTGGTGATGTTCGCCGAAGACCAGCAGACCGACACCATCAATAAAGTCATCAAAGCCGGAGTCAGCGCCTACATCGTCGACGGCCTGGAGCCGAAACGCATCAAAGCCATCGTCGACATCGCCATCGCCCGCTTCAAGGAGCAACACGCCTTGAAAGAAGAACTGAAAAAAACCAAAATCCAACTCGAAGACCGCAAATTACTGGATAGAGCCAAAGCGATCCTGATCAAATCGCAAGGCTATACCGAAGACCAGGCCTACCACGCGCTGCGCAAACTGGCGATGGACCGCAACATGCCGATCGGAGAAATGGCGAAAAACGTAATCTCGATGGCGGAGCTGTTCAGCAAATAG
- a CDS encoding MFS transporter: MSFTPFKLLNMQGKAKVLHMSWIAFFISFVIWFNHASLLVLIQQDLGISETEVDILLLLNVALTIPARVITGMLVDRFGAKISYSVLLAVCSIPCFMFASAENFAELAWSRFLLGFIGAGFVVGVRIIGDWFPASQVGTAEGIYAGWGNFGSAFAAIFLPGLAFYFGAEHGWRSAIALTGGIALVYSVVYYFSVENFPPEIAALKTRRPAAMEVTSIRDLFLYMLSLAPLYATMSLLAWKLSTAETMILSSGCTAIVHSVVWLLFLIHCYQLVNSNADRLSQPIASIHHYRYKQVFILAIAYLVTFGSKLAVLSMLPIFFYKTFNQTQGLGMLDAGLLASSFVVTNVIARPAGGWLSDKMGRKLSLVLFSAGLAGGYLLMALISPQWSIALTVVVTLVCSIFMQAAEGAIFAFVPLVKRAITGEVAGIVGAYGNAGAIVFLILLTFVSATAFFLILSACCLLLLGLIYYLEEPKNYITEIMPDGSLLKIALD; the protein is encoded by the coding sequence ATGTCATTTACCCCGTTCAAGTTGCTCAACATGCAAGGCAAAGCCAAAGTACTGCATATGAGCTGGATCGCTTTTTTCATCAGTTTCGTCATCTGGTTCAACCATGCATCCTTATTGGTATTGATCCAGCAGGATCTGGGCATCAGCGAAACGGAGGTCGACATACTGTTATTACTTAACGTGGCCTTGACCATACCGGCCCGGGTCATAACCGGCATGCTGGTGGACCGCTTCGGCGCCAAGATCAGCTATAGCGTATTGCTGGCGGTGTGCAGCATTCCTTGCTTCATGTTCGCCAGCGCCGAAAATTTCGCCGAATTGGCCTGGTCGCGCTTCTTGCTGGGCTTCATTGGCGCCGGCTTTGTCGTCGGCGTGCGGATCATTGGCGACTGGTTTCCGGCCAGCCAGGTCGGCACCGCCGAGGGCATCTACGCCGGCTGGGGCAATTTCGGTTCGGCCTTCGCCGCGATATTCCTGCCCGGCCTGGCCTTTTATTTCGGCGCCGAACACGGCTGGCGCTCCGCCATCGCCTTGACCGGTGGCATCGCACTGGTCTATTCGGTGGTTTATTACTTTAGTGTCGAGAACTTTCCTCCGGAAATCGCCGCCCTGAAGACCCGGCGGCCGGCGGCGATGGAAGTTACCAGCATTCGCGACCTGTTCTTGTACATGCTGAGCCTGGCCCCGCTGTACGCGACAATGTCGCTATTGGCCTGGAAATTGTCGACCGCGGAAACCATGATCCTCAGTTCCGGTTGTACTGCGATAGTGCACAGCGTGGTCTGGTTGTTATTTCTGATCCACTGTTACCAACTGGTCAACAGCAATGCCGACCGCCTCAGCCAGCCCATCGCCAGCATTCACCATTACCGCTACAAACAAGTGTTCATTTTGGCCATCGCCTATTTGGTGACCTTCGGTTCCAAACTGGCGGTGCTGTCGATGCTGCCGATATTTTTTTACAAAACCTTCAACCAAACCCAAGGTTTGGGCATGCTGGATGCCGGCCTGCTGGCTTCCAGTTTCGTCGTGACCAATGTGATTGCCCGCCCTGCCGGCGGCTGGCTTAGCGACAAGATGGGCCGCAAACTGTCGTTGGTGCTGTTTTCGGCCGGTCTGGCCGGCGGCTATTTGCTGATGGCCTTGATATCGCCGCAATGGTCGATTGCGTTGACGGTGGTCGTCACTTTGGTCTGTTCGATTTTCATGCAAGCCGCCGAAGGCGCCATTTTCGCCTTCGTGCCGCTGGTGAAACGCGCCATTACCGGCGAAGTGGCCGGCATCGTCGGCGCTTACGGCAATGCCGGCGCCATCGTGTTTTTGATATTGCTGACTTTCGTCTCGGCAACTGCCTTCTTCCTGATTTTGAGCGCCTGCTGTTTGTTACTGCTGGGCCTGATCTATTACCTGGAAGAACCGAAAAACTACATTACCGAAATCATGCCTGACGGCTCGCTGCTGAAAATCGCATTGGATTGA